In the Sulfobacillus thermosulfidooxidans DSM 9293 genome, TCTTAACGACTCAGGGCTCCTATGCCCATCTCGATCATGAAACGATTGTCGTGGAAGCGGAGGGGTCTGTGCTTATTCGCGTGCCGCTACACCACTTAGGAGGAATTGTCGCTTTTGGCAATGTCTTATTCAGTCCCTATTTGATTCATCGTTTGGCAGAGACGGGTAAGTCGGTTAGCTGGATGACGGAATATGGTCGGTTCAAAGCGCAAGTGCGTGGCGCGACGACGGGTAATGTCCTTCTGAGAATGGCGCAGCACAGGGCGGTCGAAGAAGCCGGTATCGCCATTGCCCAACGAATGGTATGGGGAAAAATCTTAAATCAGCGTCAGGTCTACATGCGGGCGAGTCGGGAGGCAACCGATCCTCAGCGTAAAGAGCGATTTACCGTGGTGACGAAAAGCCTACGAATGCTAGCAAAAATGGTGCCCAAAACTCAAGAAATAAATCGGTTACGAGGTGTCGAAGGGATGGCGGCTCGTATCTATTTTCGAAATTTTCCGTTTCTCATTCTAAAGAATCCGGAAGACTGGGGAATGACAGGGCGTAATCGGCGTCCCCCACGCGATGGGATTAATGCGCTCTTATCGTTTGGGTATGCTCTATTGCGAACAGAGTGTCAAAGTGCTTGTGAGGTGGTTGGCCTCGATCCGCAAGAAGGCTATCTTCATGTTCTCAGACCGGGGCGTCCCGCACTGGCTTTAGACCTCATGGAGGAGCATCGAGCGCATTTTGTAGATCGGTTAGTGTTGTCCTTAGTCAATCGGGGACAGGTTCGTCCCGGGGATTTTGATACACGAGTGGGAGGCCGCGTTGAGATGACGGACCGAGCTCGTCGGACATTTTTAGCAGCCTATCAGCAACGCAAAAAAGAAACCGTGCACCATACCGCTATCAATCAGACGGTACCGTTTGGG is a window encoding:
- the cas1c gene encoding type I-C CRISPR-associated endonuclease Cas1c; the encoded protein is MIIQNTLFLTTQGSYAHLDHETIVVEAEGSVLIRVPLHHLGGIVAFGNVLFSPYLIHRLAETGKSVSWMTEYGRFKAQVRGATTGNVLLRMAQHRAVEEAGIAIAQRMVWGKILNQRQVYMRASREATDPQRKERFTVVTKSLRMLAKMVPKTQEINRLRGVEGMAARIYFRNFPFLILKNPEDWGMTGRNRRPPRDGINALLSFGYALLRTECQSACEVVGLDPQEGYLHVLRPGRPALALDLMEEHRAHFVDRLVLSLVNRGQVRPGDFDTRVGGRVEMTDRARRTFLAAYQQRKKETVHHTAINQTVPFGLLPLIQTRILARALRGDISSYQPFLYR